The genomic interval ttggtcagtacttatatatatatatattaagtcAATTTCGTTGGCAATCATTCAGCacagcagccaatggagtcacagtccctcctgcAGGGGTTGTTTTGAGGTGGAGCTGAGAGCAACAGGTCATCCCTGGGACCTTACAGCTCTGTTTTTAGATACAACTGTTAGCACCGTGTCCTGGagaaacattaacattaacctTAACTCAATTTCAGAACTTTGGTGGACGTGATGGGAGCTCAAGGCACAAGAGCAGGAGACGATGCGTTAAGCCTACAACCGCACCCCAaaacccccaccccacacaacCCTGTCAACAACATCTGTGCGTTCGTTCTGCCAAAACTGAAACCAGTGCAGAATTTCCCTACACGCCTAAGGTTTGCGTTTGTTTATTAATCTACAATGAATAATTGTGCCCACCCACTTTTGCCTAAGTCCAACCAAAGGTCAATTTCTGGCTATGGGACTGGTTTGTGACCATATGAGCTCATAGTGGGTTTCCTTGATTTAGATCAGGTGGGCTGCATGCATTGTTCATGTTTAACCCATCCTGGTCCAATCAATGAGCCTGGGGGGCATCTAGGTTTGGGCCCAACCTTTAACCTATGAACAAAACTTGCTGCTGCTTATGTAGGCCTCATATGGGTTTAGTGGCTGGAACATCTGAATGTTTTACTAGTCAAGTAGCGTGGGATAGCCAGTCTTTACAAAATTCAGATTTTAAGGTGCATaccttaaattattttctaaTTGAACAGTATGCAAGGGGGTGGCatggtcacacagctctagggttctggggttgttgCTGCAAACCTCACCTCAGGACCCTGTTAGTTAGGAGGTCCCCTGTGTTTCCctgtgctcccgtttcctcccacagtccaaaagcacatgttggtaggtggattggctaatTGAAATgtatccataagtgtgagtgactgtgtgtgatgccctgtgatcaactggtgccctgtccaagATATGGTACTGCCTTACActcagggtaggctctggaccctccgcaaCTCTTGATAGGGTAAAGACGTTACAGAAAAAGAGTGAATGGAGGAATGAAATGTAAGGCCTGGATTGACTTCCTGTattttaataatgataaaatcGAGAAGAGTAGATTAAAAACAGTGGGAAGCTAAAGGTTGAGTACAGCCACATTAAAGAATATTCATCAGTTCTTCCTGTCTGTCTACAGTCACAGTAACTTGCCAACATTAATACGCATTAGGATTAGtttctgtgttcagtgtgttcGCTCAGATTCACCAATATCCATACATTTTTGTAGCATTTGCATCAGAGAAAAAAACACCCTTCATAAGGGCTCAGGAAAGTCCCACCCAGTGCTGAATCAACACAGCAAAatgcaaggaaataaaacatgGGAACAAAGCATGAGGACAGTGGACCAGCAAATAACCCTCAAACCACAGACATTGTACACTAAATAACACAACATACAAAACCATAATAAAGGTATGAAACAACCCACTACATCATAAAAAATATAACACAATATAACTTAGTCAGATGAGTGCAATGCTCACTGAGAGACATTCTGAATGGCCGCAGAGGTGGATGCCACAGTATCATCAGTGAAAATACAGCACACACATGCATGATGGAAAAACACCTCAGTGATTTTGGTAAAAGGATTTTCATGTCGTTTCATGTTCTTCTTGTTACTTGAAAGTGAATTTGTGACATTACTTGACAGGAGCTAGTAAGTAGACATCTACAATGGCATGCATTATTATACGTTCTGTAAAATGTATTCCACTTACATGCCCTGAATATCCCACTCATGGTACTGTGATTGAATTGTAGAATGTTGACAACCCTGTAGTTCACATGGTTTCGAGGAGGGGTTTAAAACATCCAGTGAATTCTGCTGATGTTTAAAAATGAGGTAAGATGCTTGAttcattatttatgtttttgacattttggCTTGTATTTGTTTCTCAAGGTTTTAGTGCTGTTATAGGTATCGGTGTGATATTCTGTGCCGTTCTTGCGCAAATAGCTCACTAGCTTTCAGCAATATGTGTGTGGAGCTGTATTTGCATGTACagataaatatatgtgaaaactGTGGTTTGTACATATGATCTGAAAGATTTACAATCTTTTAGCTGCCACAgcattttttggtttgttttttaaatacaacCACATGTtgggtaaaatataaataaaaatagaatacaATAATtcgcaaatccttttcaacctatgttcaattgaatacactacaaagacgaGATAgttaatgttcaaacagatcAACTTTATGGTTTTtatgcaaatattcactcattttgaatttgaggcctgcaacacgttccaaaagagttgggagaggggcatgtttaccactgtgttacatcacctttccttttaatcaCACTCagtaagtgtttgggaactgaggacactaattgttgaagctttataggtggaattctttcccatacTTGtctgatgtacaacttcagttgctcaacagtccggggtctctgttgttgtattttgcgcttcataatgcaccacacatttacaatgggagacaggtctggactgtaggcaggccagtctagtacctgCACTCTTATACTACAAAGTCATGCTGTTGAAATACGTgtagaatgtggcttggcattgtcttgctgaagtAAGAAGGtatgtccctgaaaaagacgttgcttggatggcagcatatgttgctccaaaacctgtatgtacctttcagcattaattgtgccttcacagatgtgcaagttacccatgccatggacactaacacacccccatactatcagagatgctggcttttgaactttgcgctGATAACAATCGGGACAGTCCATTTCCTCTTTAGCCCGGAGGGACACAatgtccatgatttccaaaaacaatttgaaatgtggactcgtttttatttatatttttttcacgataaaacaaatgttcactcacacattcactcatcttATCCAGATTTGACTGCTTTAGAGCCTGATCTTTTGAATGAGGTCACTGTAGAGCTTTCACAAAAATATAACTTTCCATTACAGCCGAGTACAGCACCGATTGGTGTGATTTGTTGACACAGTCAATTTAAATTTCCCTGTAGCCATGGAAAACGGTGCCCTGCCACAGAGACCCTGTATATGATGGAGGCCCTTGAAGACGTCTGCGAGCTCCACTGAGAATAGGTCAAGCTTGGCTGTGCGCCACAGCTTTCATGAGAAAGAACGGCACTGTTTACTGAGCTCAAAGCAGCAGCAATCAGAGCCCAAGGCCACTGGAAATGAACACACAAGGAAAAATAAGCAAATTAAGAAAATCTATACCCGGGGAGAAGCTGCTGGATGGTTTTCCTAAAAGCTCGTCTGTATATCTTAAAGTTTGTAAtagcagtttttatttttcctatTATTTAGATATCTCTAAAGAAAGTGTGCAAGCAACTTCATTCGGCTGTTCAGTATGACCTCAGACTGCTGAGAAACTGGAATGTACTACATCAGATTAGGGTTTAGGTTATGAACGTTCTGTTGCTACAAATGAACAATTGGTGGATACACGATAACTTTGTAATGGCAATACTGCACCAATCACTCACATCGCTGAATTCAGATCGCATTGTTGTAGTTTCCTCTTTAAATGTTTGAAGCATTCAAAGCAAGTCCAAACCTTTATTGAGATAAGATTGCATTGTGAAGTGTGATTTCTGTTGCATTTCTTATTCtcatttcattatatttcttGCCCCTTCCAAATGAACACTGCTACAATGTTCAGTAGTGAATAGTGTCCTAAAAAGGAACACAATGTCTAAAAAATAATTTGGCAAGTGACACTGAAAAAGATGGTCTTTAAATGTTCCAGTAACTCAATTACTCCAGTAATTCAAAGAACCCTTGACTGCATTTTAATCTCTTTTACTttcaatttgttttttaattgttctcTACCATGGAAAAACCATTGTTTCCTCTACTGTTGTTTTCCACTATTTTTGTATGTCAAGGAACCGTTTTGAGGTTACAGTGCAAAATACAAAGCCTGCAGTTTCTGTAACTGTGATATACAGTGTCAAAACATCCTGAGTATCACTATGTTTCTCTGAATTTGTTTGTaataacacacagagtacaGTAATTCTTCAGTTGTCTTTTAGTGTTTCTGGAAGTAAAATTAGGATGTCTTGATTTGGTTAACAATGCTCAGGGCGGGGTAAGATTTGGCTAATTTTGTTGGTTTaggttaaaatatttattactgtAGCTCAGCAAAGAGCAAGTTTTGGTTCTTATTGTTTATCACAGAATGAGACTGGGTCAGtttagcttttcttttttttcattatatcaGTTTGAATCATTTCAATCATGTTTTCTTCTCTGGCACtagtttaatttgtttttttctattctTGCTCTTAGTATAAATGCTTTTTATTAGGGTGACcaaacgtcctcttttacccggacatgtcctcttttttagacttaaaaaatgtccggccggaatttcacaaacgtccgggattttgtttttctagagcttacatagaacttcgagaagtttctctcacaaactagtcccgccctcccctactccgattggttcgcttgagtgagaagggggcgtggtgaagtaacctagaatcttcggattggacggtcagacagtagagctaccgttattggtcgataaccttctctgtaaacatttaattggtcagtccccccggagacgtgtcctctttctCACCagctcagatctggtcaccctagttttacTGTACTTTTAGACTCCGTAAAGCACTTTAAATCGCCCTATTGTATGAAAGTTGCTTTGTAAACAAACTTGCCTTTTGCACTTCACAATTACTTTGTGAATCAGAATGATATGGATATCTAACTGTACTTCAGTGTTTTCCACTCTACAGGGTATTGTCAAACGTATCACTTATCATCCACAGCTCTTCAGTTATTTGTTTCAGATGAATTTTTTTGACTTGCCTCTCATCAGTGAAGGCActtggaaaaatgaaaaaatgaaatgtgttcCTGTTTATCCTTCATatggtggtgtgtgtttctTGGCACCAATGGCTTGTTTGCTGTTACCGTTGCACTCTATCTCGCTCTCATGGGATACAGGGATTGgaatgttcttgaaattaaaatGTCATCCACAAAACAGTTTCTTCTGGCTTTCTTGGAAACTGAACTCACTTTGGCTTTAGTCATTAATCAGGTACACAGTCCATGTGAAAATACCGTAGTTCAACTGAACACACAATCTTTATATATACgtattttaatattctttaataATTAGTTATATATTCTTATATCTGGTTCCCATACAAGTTCCAATAAACTATAACAGGTcaataatacatatttaaatatgcatTAATCATTTGCCAAAGAATTAGCAAATGTGAATATAAGGCTTAAAACTCTGATCAAGGCAGACACtttctcaggaaaaaaaaataccctCATCTCACAGGAGAAAGCTGATCTTGTCAGTAAAAAGATTTTGGCAGAATATACATTTCTTTGTGGACATAACAAAGCATTATTCGTCTAACAGATCGGGAGATACCAGCAGTGGAAAAGTTTGTAGGTGTGAGGTTTtgactggacaacacacacacaaaaatgtttcAATTATATGAACCTTGCAACTTTATGGCTGTACCATAAAAGTTACATAATGTCAGGCTCTAGGCCACTGATAAGTTCAGTTTAAAAATTCAACTGGCCATAGACACATTATGTAGGCTATTGCCCCAGTTTCTTTGCACTAGTTTCAGTCTATATGACTCAAGTCATTGTAGGAAACTCTGAATCTCAACAGCAATAACCTCAAGTTCCCTCCATTTTTTAGAAACACCCTGTAAAAAGCATTGTTTTATAACAGCACTTTTATATACAGATATTTAAAGGCAGTCAGGCTGTAGAATTAGTCAATACAGTCATAAGGCtatgtatatacatacacacgcacacacacaccctcaacacagaaacacaataaaaaatatagttGTAGAAGTTGTATTACTGACATATTTTAAGTTGGCTCCTTTAATATTTGACACATTATGTAAAGTTAAAAATAGCATTCACATTTgaaggtgtgtatatatagtgtttTTTTCCATATCTGAGGCCAGTGAGCATGTGTTATCTGAGAGTTGCATCAGTGGGCTAACTGAGCAGCTCTTATACCCACAAAAATCAAACAAGCAAACAGCACGGCCCTGAATAAGACCCTCACAGTCATTGAGCGATTCGGCTACTACAGCTGATTAAAGCTCAGCTATTCTGTATCTACTTTCTTTATACTTGGCAGTTGCAGTGTGTGGGTTTGACGGGCATTATGGTGTATATAACAATGAAATATGAAAGTCAGTAGAAGGAAATCTAAACTGAATTAAACAATTAAAGGAAGCAAATCCCAGAAAGAAAAATGatcatgaggaaaaaaaaaacaacaacaacacaaacacagaacaaggAAGCGGGTTCATCTTTAAGCTGCATGAGTCAATGTAACACCTCCTTAAACAGTTTGAGAGCCATTTGCTTTTATGAATGATGTGCCTTTTATGAATAGTGATTTCTGAGCTGCTACATAGTGAAAGTTAAATAGCTGACAACTATTATTAGTTTATGCCACTGCTTTCCGCAtacttttaaatcatttttattttaaaagcactTAAATCCTTAGATACATATAATTTCACCTACCCTCTCATAAAAGATATGGATGCCATATAAATTAGCACAAAATATAATACAATCAGTTGAACACTCCGTGTCTGCACTGGGTAGACAAAAGTACCTAGTTCACTGATGAAAACCATATACAAAAACTGACCGTAAGAGAAAGCAGAACTTTTGAGCTAACATTACTGCTGTTACTGTGAGAACAGAAGGACCTGGAGTTTGTTGCTGCTGGTTAAAATATAGTTGTGGGTGAAACTGACACCACCTTTTCGGCATCAAGGGTATTATTGCTTTCTCTATAAATTTGGTCTAAAAACCAATATCTCTCTTGAATGGTCCATACAATGcctcttttttttcagtaaagTGCTTCACAGGATGTGGAGGGCGATGATTGACTGGGGAATGTGAACTAGAGATTGAGAAAGCAGAGtatagctacacattttctgaaTTAACATGATATTATGATCATGTTTTGCTGAAGAAATTCATTTCAATCTCTTGGAATTTCCAGAGATTGGCAACATTTGCACCATCACAAAGCTTGTAAATCAGCTTTAACTTTTGCTCTCAGTACTGTATATGTGAATGTGAGCATGATATGCAACACAAGAAAGACATCAGTAAGATTCACACAGTATCTTCTAAACCACCTTACAAACAAGTAACACATCTTAGATGAAAATATAATACACATTTCATCAGTTCCCTGGAGAGACAGGCATCATCCTGAAGGCTGAAACTGTTGTCTCTGAGATATGGATACTGTTCTGTGTAGATTTTGAAACTGCAGGAGTATGTGTAGTGTGAAAGGCAATCGTTtatagcgagagagagagggacagactgCTGTATACAGGCGCAGATCCGGCTGCAAAGCATCAAGACCGGATGATTCAGTAGCTTCGTCTCTATGAGGCCTGGTCCAGAGCTTTGAGTAAGTCACTGCCCTGCAGTAGGCGAAGATTTCCTTGCAGTGGAACGTTCACGTCACAGTCATACTGCGTCAGTTCTGTCAGACAGAACGAGTCAAAGGATGGAGCCAGGAGTCGACTTGTCATCCCTGAGCAAAACCACATAACACAATGTGAGAAGACATGCTCTGAAGTAGGTTAAAATATGTAAGTCTCCTTTCTGAATGTAAACTGGGAAGAAAACTCACAAATACATAAATTTTTTATTAAGAAAGATAGAACCTACTTTGTTCCACCAAGTAGGCCTTTCCCAATAATTACAATATGAACTTATCATACAATATATCCACACTTCCTCAATAATTTTGCTGACATTTGTGTTGCCCATTGTGTTTACAggcttgtttgtttacataagaataaacatatatattttagccAGAAACTATGTTCTGTTCCCTGGTGTTTATGTCAattggttttattatttttgttttatttatttaggatatttaaacatttttatattccaATATCTTTTTGCTTTTgctatatacagggggtcctcaggttacgtcagtcccgacaCATcccccatttactgtataaagccttgttttgacgtACATGGTTTTGCGCCATAAACGTCGTAACACGAACTTcatgtgtggtgtgcgcggcggaagaatacacagttacgcggctcgggaccgaggaggataggtgttaggataggataagtgcttacagtatgttatttacgtacagtatgcacgtatgttctgacttacactAAAAACCGGTTTACggcgcgacgtaggaacggatcaacatcgtaagtcgaggacccccagtatatataaatataaattgacAGTGTTAGCATTTAAGTTAAGCAAGGCCACCTTGGCTAGCTGTATGCTACAAGCTACAATTAACATAAGCAAATAGAGTGACCTGCAGAATTTATTAGAGCTGCTTGTTAAACGCTTTGACTCTGAGCTGTGTCAAAAGCATCACCACCCAGATTAAGGTGTCAGGCTCCACTGGTTCTCATCAAATTTTTTCACCACAATTTACTTCGGTCTCCTTGTGTTTTTAGTAGTTCTGGTAGCATTTCCTATGCTTGATGGAGCATGAAATATTGAGAGATCCTTCCATCTTAAATGCTTTCTTGAGGACTGACCTGTGAGTTTGTTGGGAGGAAGCAAGCTGTACTGGTTGTATTCAGGAGTGCAGAAATGCTCAGCGAAAGACTGTTTGAGCTCCACAGAGTTCTGCTGGTCTGAAGGAGGCTGACTGTGACTAAGCTGTGAATCCACTCCTGCTTGTCTGCACGAAAAAGTGTCtgagaagaagaggaaaaaagcaTAACGGAGTGTAAGAAGCAAACACACCATTACTACCACgcaattatttataaaaaaaataaacaaataaaataaaataaaaaaagttacCCGTACtattaaatgtacctttaagcaCTCCAGGGTTACAGGGCTTTCTGGAAGAAAAGGCACAACTGTCACCGGTTCCTGTTTTCATTCGCTTCCACACATCTTCCCTGGATTCACTGCAAGGAATCCCCCCCTGAACACAATTACACAGCAATTATGTCCATAACATTCTGTTCTTTATCAATAGACAGACAAGCAGTATGTTTTTATGAAATTTACCTGAGAGATATTTGGGAAGGAGTACGAAGAACTGAACTGTATCTGTCTTTTGCGTTTAAAGTTAGTGGCCAGTGGAATCTGACCGGGGCTTTTGTCATCACATTGCTGagcaaatttctcaaacattctGTAAAGAAAATGATCAACATTAAtcatgtgtgtttataaaagaatttgaaCTCCATGAAAGAGCCTGTaactgttaataataataaaaaaaggttgttacctttgctgttgttgttgtgaacAAGGCAGATTCTGTCTGTTCATCTCAGACTCAGCAGTACTGCAGTATAGAGCACCTGTGGGCCATTGGAGGTTCTGTCTGCTCCCTCTGGCATATAATGTTGTGGTAGCAGGTGCTTGGAAATGGGGCATGAGATCTGTTTCTGAGTAGGATCTGGCTGAGTCTTTCCTCTCAGAGGTGAAGGGGCCCAAGGCCTGGAACAGGCTAGTGACCGTGCTGAATTTATGCTGGGGTACGGTGTATAAAATTGGGCCTGGCTCGCATAAAGCCTCCTCGTGACCAATGGGAATTAGCTGGAAGTCCTCACCATCCATTGGTATGTAAGGGGCCAGTGTTTCCAGGTCCAGATCGTTCAGGTCAAACTGTGTTTGGGGGGAGAATCCTTTATTTCCCTTATCCTTTATTACCATCAGAGTTCATATTACATAAAACAATTCCTCAATTATGTATATGTGGTTTTATGTAGCGGGTAAACCCTGCTACAAATAGAATCATTTACATGAATAGTCTGTATGTATAAAGCAGGAAGAAGCAGCCAAAGGAGAAGCAGCAGAAGAATAAGCATAAACAGccgaggaagaagaagaagaagaagaaatgaaTGATTTGagaatgagaaataaaataCTGGCCTATATATCTTGAGTCATCATGTAATGCACTGACCTGTGTGTTACTGGGATCCTTAATCTCTGTATCCTGGGCAAACAGCCTTTCTGTCAACTCTACTTTAAGTACATTCTCTCCAACACCATAGTACTCTCTTCTTGGACTGTCTGGCTGCAGAGTGCAAGTGCACAATTTAGTTATATTTTTACACATCTGTAAAACTGtcacattaaactcactgtAAAGCTAGAATCCACAGTAGTCTAAAGGGAAGTGAGAAAGTACACCTACCGTGGAACAGCTGCTGCAGCTGCTCAGGCTAGGCATTGAGCTGGACATAGATTTGGCCAGGCCACTGTCGGAGCTAGAAGCTGGAGATTCCATCTTGCACAGCTTACTGACTGCGCTCTCACTTGGGGATTTGTAGAAGATGGACGGCTCCTCAAATTTATGCTTTCCTGTGAATGCAAAATAAAGAACATGGAGATCAGAGGAGAACTCTAAAATCTTGCATGGATGATGAATCATAAGCTCAGTCCAGGATCTACAATATAAGCTATAACTACTTTAGCCATAGACATTCAATTCCCACCCTACATgagatgagtgagtgtgagaatgagaaagaaaatGTTGTTTGTTAAAAGTGACCCAAATGATCCCAAAGGTTCAAtctaaaacagacaaaagatGAATGATTAATAAGTTTTCATTGCATGCAATGAGAGAAACACATtgagaaattattattattaaaaaggtGAAATTAGCACACCACATACATTCCACAACCAAGAAGAAAAGTAACATCACCCAATAACGCTCCATCATGCAAACCAAGAAAGCAATAACCATGATTAAAAAAAGCCCcgtttattaaaaacaaaaaacaaaaaaacaatcattttaaaagtaTCACAAATGTTTTTGTGCCCATACTCTATCAGAAAACCCAACTGGCTTAATAGCAGATATGCCAATTTATTTCAGTCCTCTAGAGTTTTGATATAATGCATAATGAGAATTAGGCAGCATACCCTGCTGCAAAGCCAAGCTACAACAAAGCTACTGTACAAAAAAAAGCTGCCGTTGCGAAGCTTAGGACCAGGGCGCTGCATGTGCACGTTGTGTTTCCGAGGTAGAGAAGTGGAAGAATACTGACAATATATTAGTAGGAGTTCATGCATGCAGGAGAGGGGTGCACATGCCATCGAAGGATGGGGTGGAGTAAAGATTGAAGTTGTTGTGGGGATAGAAGTAGTGACGGGGGGCATTCTGACCAAAGTCCAGGGCAATGATGGCGTCTCCTGGTGTGGGAGCGAGCTGGGTCAGCTCCTCAGGCTCTTCCTTCAGCTTGGTGAAGAGCAAGTTTGCTGGATCTAATGCAGCGCCAGCAGGGCAGAAGAGTTCGTTTTTGCTCAGCATTTCATGTGACTTCAGCATCGCCTCTGTCTGGTCCATGGAGAAGATAACGGACTTCTCTTCGATTTCACTAAAAAACACATATATTCAAATAATCACATATCACAttcaaaactaaataaatatatattttacaagtTTCACATTCATTAAGACGTCcctgaagggggaaaaaaaaagcctagAACATTCCGCTCTGTCCACAGCTTTCAACTGTTGCCATGGGTACCGCACTTTTGTCTCTGTAGGACATTGCACACTCACCTCAGGACATAGTTGATGCACACAATGCACTGTGGTTGAGAGTTGCGGCTGTTGTATATAACAGTGCCCTGGGTCTCCATCCACACGTAGCCCCCGTGCTTGGCCAACATCCGATAATGCCCACTGGCCGCCTGGCCCTTAGCACACACTGCgcatataatataaataattagtaCTATTGTCATTTATAGAGTATGTGCACAGGAAATTTACCACTATTTTGGAATGCATTTGTTCCAaccatcatttttgttttattttgttattgctcTGACAAACTAGTGTGCTGTTGCATATGGTGAACAGACTAGTCTCTTTGGATCTATTCAGCACCATAAAGTGCTGTTAATCTATTCATAGTGAAATACAGTGAAATTACATATGTCTGTGAGTCTCAAAGCTCAAATGTGCTTTAATATATCAGCTATTTAGAATACATTTCAACCAGATTGAAACATGCAAGTTCTTCTTTCCGTTATTTGCATTTTAAGATGTTTACTAAAAAATGTTTAAGTATTACCCTTACAATTTTCATGACATGCATGAACAACACTAGTCCCAGTCTGCGTCTCAACCACATTCAAGAGCTGAGACACGGCTCTGCTTAGAACAAAGTGATGAGAGTCTGTTAAAGACTCATTAGCAGATAATTCCTCTCTAATCACTCAGCCTGACCTGGCTTAACAAGCCTCAAAATGCTGAGAACATCTCAGGAGTTCAGACTGAGCATTTACTAATGCAAACACAGGACACAACCAGCAAGGaactgaacaaataaacaatccTAATGTTCATTCAAtgaccccccccctcccccctccaaAAACGTTGCTACTACTTGCATGATGTTTGTGAAACTTGTGACTCATCGGCATTATTAAACTCTATTCATCTTCCCTGCTCTCACACTGCCAGGCCTGTTAAGGATTTCAGTTCCTTTTTATTTTGGGGGCTTTCTTCTTTAGTAATTTTCTATTATCAGTAAATAAATGAGTTTGATGGTTAGTAAGTTTCAGGATGTGAATGTGATTTTTTAAGGACATTTGAAAAGAAGGTTAGGTCTCAAATAGTAAAATTAAAGTGTAAATCCAGAGTCTTCCTACTGACTGGTATGGTTGCTGGCTGAAAAGCAGGCAGCCAAGTTTATATTATTGGTCATTGATCTCTTCAGCAAAGCCATAAAACCCTAAGCACATAAATAATGTGATGTAATAACCAATGAGTTTATAAATAACTCAACAATTCCAGGACCTAAGCTGGACATCTGCTTCCCTCAGTCATTGAGACCATGGGAAGTGCCTAATGTCCAGGGAGGTTTAAACTTAAGCCTGGAGTTTACTCATTTCAAGAGATAAGATGTGTGGATCTGAGCCAAGCCGTGGGTCATTCTGAGACTTTGTGAAGGTTGATATAAAAGACACAATGCAGTCAGTTCAGATTTGGGTGCTTTCTCAGGAATATAACTCATTTCCA from Hoplias malabaricus isolate fHopMal1 chromosome 3, fHopMal1.hap1, whole genome shotgun sequence carries:
- the epas1a gene encoding endothelial PAS domain-containing protein 1, with the protein product MTAEKTEKEKKRHPSERRKEKSRDAARCRRSKETEVFYELAQQLPLPHSVRSHLDKASIMRLTISFLHTRKLLASGCTIKSPKEDAQMDTLYMKSLQGFVAVVTSEGDMIFLSENISKLMGLTQVELTGHSIFDFTHPCDHEEIRENLSIKAGAVYSRKCKELNTERDFFMRMKCTVTSRGRTVNLKSATWKVLHCTGHLKLYTSCPPHVLCGFTEPPLTCVVMLCEPIPHPSNLDTPLDSKTFMSRHNMDMKFTYCDERVSMLMGYRPEDLIGRSAYDFYHALDSDHMTKCHQTLCAKGQAASGHYRMLAKHGGYVWMETQGTVIYNSRNSQPQCIVCINYVLSEIEEKSVIFSMDQTEAMLKSHEMLSKNELFCPAGAALDPANLLFTKLKEEPEELTQLAPTPGDAIIALDFGKHKFEEPSIFYKSPSESAVSKLCKMESPASSSDSGLAKSMSSSMPSLSSCSSCSTPDSPRREYYGVGENVLKVELTERLFAQDTEIKDPSNTQFDLNDLDLETLAPYIPMDGEDFQLIPIGHEEALCEPGPILYTVPQHKFSTVTSLFQALGPFTSERKDSARSYSETDLMPHFQAPATTTLYARGSRQNLQWPTGALYCSTAESEMNRQNLPCSQQQQQRMFEKFAQQCDDKSPGQIPLATNFKRKRQIQFSSSYSFPNISQGGIPCSESREDVWKRMKTGTGDSCAFSSRKPCNPGVLKDTFSCRQAGVDSQLSHSQPPSDQQNSVELKQSFAEHFCTPEYNQYSLLPPNKLTGMTSRLLAPSFDSFCLTELTQYDCDVNVPLQGNLRLLQGSDLLKALDQAS